One segment of Hippopotamus amphibius kiboko isolate mHipAmp2 chromosome 2, mHipAmp2.hap2, whole genome shotgun sequence DNA contains the following:
- the JMJD7 gene encoding bifunctional peptidase and (3S)-lysyl hydroxylase JMJD7 isoform X2, giving the protein MAEAALAAVRRELREFPAAARELSVPLAVPQLDEPPSPLHFYRDWVCPNRPCIIRNALQHWPALQKWSLPYLRATVGSTEVSVAVTPDGYADAVRGDRFVMPAERCLPLSCVLDVLEGRARHPGVLYVQKQCSNLPTELPQLLPDLEPHVPWASEALGKMPDAVNFWLGEAAAVTSLHKDHYENLYCVVSGEKHFLLHPPSDRPFIPYELYTPATYQLTEEGSFKMVDEEAMEKVPWIPLDPLAPDLARYPSYSQAQALRCTVRAGEMLYLPALWFHHVQQSHGCIAVNFWYDMEYDLKYSYFRLLESLTKAVGLH; this is encoded by the exons ATGGCGGAGGCGGCTTTGGCAGCCGTGCGGAGGGAGTTACGAGAATTTCCGGCTGCGGCAAGGG AGCTCAGCGTGCCTCTTGCTGTGCCCCAGCTGGACGAGCCCCCCAGTCCACTCCACTTCTACCGGGACTGGGTCTGCCCCAACAGGCCCTGCATCATCCGAAATGCCCTGCAGCACTGGCCGGCCCTTCAGAAGTGGTCCCTCCCCTACCTCAg AGCCACAGTGGGCTCCACGGAGGTGAGTGTGGCAGTGACCCCAGATGGTTACGCGGATGCCGTACGAGGGGACCGCTTTGTGATGCCCGCTGAACGCTGCCTGCCCCTGAGCTGTGTGCTGGACGTGCTGGAGGGCCGAGCCCGACACCCCGGGGTCCTCTACGTGCAGAAGCAGTGCTCCAACCTGCCCACCGAGCTGCCCCAGCTGCTGCCCGATCTGGAGCCCCACGTGCCCTGGGCCTCTGAGGCGCTGG GAAAGATGCCTGACGCTGTGAACTTCTGGCTGGGGGAGGCAGCTGCAGTGACGTCGT TGCATAAGGACCACTATGAGAACCTCTACTGTGTGGTCTCGGGAGAGAAACACTTCCTGCTGCATCCACCCAGTGACCGGCCCTTCATCCCCTATG AGCTGTACACACCGGCAACCTACCAGCTAACCGAAGAGGGCTCGTTCAAGATGGTGGATGAAGAGGCCATGGAGAAG GTGCCATGGATCCCACTGGACCCCTTGGCTCCAGATCTGGCCCGGTACCCCAGCTACAGTCAGGCCCAGGCCCTTCGCTGTACAGTACGGGCTGGCGAGATGCTCTACCTGCCCGCCCTGTGGTTCCATCACGTCCAGCAGTCTCATGGCTGCATTGCCG TGAATTTCTGGTACGACATGGAGTATGACCTCAAGTACAGTTACTTCCGGCTGCTCGAGTCCCTCACCAAGGCCGTAGGCCTCCACTGA
- the JMJD7 gene encoding bifunctional peptidase and (3S)-lysyl hydroxylase JMJD7 isoform X3 — protein sequence MYELVNKHNHLLTLGCQRVGQAREGAASLLLRGYRTCGLLAGEGKGAVGGCGLQRREAGRTRPRGGLGAWQGCVPGRAAGAGARAGKGGASGPGRGLGRRRRHGGGGFGSRAEGVTRISGCGKGATVGSTEVSVAVTPDGYADAVRGDRFVMPAERCLPLSCVLDVLEGRARHPGVLYVQKQCSNLPTELPQLLPDLEPHVPWASEALGKMPDAVNFWLGEAAAVTSLHKDHYENLYCVVSGEKHFLLHPPSDRPFIPYGRGCSLEGPGSRGPKSCTHRQPTS from the exons ATGTATGAACTCGTCAATAAACACAATCATTTGCTAACTCTGGGTTGCCAGCGAGTGGGACAGGCGAGAGAAGGTGCGGCTTCTCTCTTGCTGCGTGGATACAGAACCTGTGGTCTCTTGgcgggggaagggaagggggcagtTGGAGGCTGCGGACTTCAGCGGCGCGAGGCGGGGAGGACGAGGCCTCGCGGAGGGCTGGGTGCCTGGCAGGGCTGCGTGCCTGGCAGGGCTGCGGGAGCAGGAGCGCGGGCCGGGAAGGGCGGGGCCtcggggccggggcggggtcTCGGGCGGCGGCGGCGTCATGGCGGAGGCGGCTTTGGCAGCCGTGCGGAGGGAGTTACGAGAATTTCCGGCTGCGGCAAGGG AGCCACAGTGGGCTCCACGGAGGTGAGTGTGGCAGTGACCCCAGATGGTTACGCGGATGCCGTACGAGGGGACCGCTTTGTGATGCCCGCTGAACGCTGCCTGCCCCTGAGCTGTGTGCTGGACGTGCTGGAGGGCCGAGCCCGACACCCCGGGGTCCTCTACGTGCAGAAGCAGTGCTCCAACCTGCCCACCGAGCTGCCCCAGCTGCTGCCCGATCTGGAGCCCCACGTGCCCTGGGCCTCTGAGGCGCTGG GAAAGATGCCTGACGCTGTGAACTTCTGGCTGGGGGAGGCAGCTGCAGTGACGTCGT TGCATAAGGACCACTATGAGAACCTCTACTGTGTGGTCTCGGGAGAGAAACACTTCCTGCTGCATCCACCCAGTGACCGGCCCTTCATCCCCTATGGTAGGGGATGCAGCCTGGAGGGGCCAGGGAGCAGGGGGCCCAAG AGCTGTACACACCGGCAACCTACCAGCTAA
- the JMJD7 gene encoding bifunctional peptidase and (3S)-lysyl hydroxylase JMJD7 isoform X1, with protein MYELVNKHNHLLTLGCQRVGQAREGAASLLLRGYRTCGLLAGEGKGAVGGCGLQRREAGRTRPRGGLGAWQGCVPGRAAGAGARAGKGGASGPGRGLGRRRRHGGGGFGSRAEGVTRISGCGKGATVGSTEVSVAVTPDGYADAVRGDRFVMPAERCLPLSCVLDVLEGRARHPGVLYVQKQCSNLPTELPQLLPDLEPHVPWASEALGKMPDAVNFWLGEAAAVTSLHKDHYENLYCVVSGEKHFLLHPPSDRPFIPYELYTPATYQLTEEGSFKMVDEEAMEKVPWIPLDPLAPDLARYPSYSQAQALRCTVRAGEMLYLPALWFHHVQQSHGCIAVNFWYDMEYDLKYSYFRLLESLTKAVGLH; from the exons ATGTATGAACTCGTCAATAAACACAATCATTTGCTAACTCTGGGTTGCCAGCGAGTGGGACAGGCGAGAGAAGGTGCGGCTTCTCTCTTGCTGCGTGGATACAGAACCTGTGGTCTCTTGgcgggggaagggaagggggcagtTGGAGGCTGCGGACTTCAGCGGCGCGAGGCGGGGAGGACGAGGCCTCGCGGAGGGCTGGGTGCCTGGCAGGGCTGCGTGCCTGGCAGGGCTGCGGGAGCAGGAGCGCGGGCCGGGAAGGGCGGGGCCtcggggccggggcggggtcTCGGGCGGCGGCGGCGTCATGGCGGAGGCGGCTTTGGCAGCCGTGCGGAGGGAGTTACGAGAATTTCCGGCTGCGGCAAGGG AGCCACAGTGGGCTCCACGGAGGTGAGTGTGGCAGTGACCCCAGATGGTTACGCGGATGCCGTACGAGGGGACCGCTTTGTGATGCCCGCTGAACGCTGCCTGCCCCTGAGCTGTGTGCTGGACGTGCTGGAGGGCCGAGCCCGACACCCCGGGGTCCTCTACGTGCAGAAGCAGTGCTCCAACCTGCCCACCGAGCTGCCCCAGCTGCTGCCCGATCTGGAGCCCCACGTGCCCTGGGCCTCTGAGGCGCTGG GAAAGATGCCTGACGCTGTGAACTTCTGGCTGGGGGAGGCAGCTGCAGTGACGTCGT TGCATAAGGACCACTATGAGAACCTCTACTGTGTGGTCTCGGGAGAGAAACACTTCCTGCTGCATCCACCCAGTGACCGGCCCTTCATCCCCTATG AGCTGTACACACCGGCAACCTACCAGCTAACCGAAGAGGGCTCGTTCAAGATGGTGGATGAAGAGGCCATGGAGAAG GTGCCATGGATCCCACTGGACCCCTTGGCTCCAGATCTGGCCCGGTACCCCAGCTACAGTCAGGCCCAGGCCCTTCGCTGTACAGTACGGGCTGGCGAGATGCTCTACCTGCCCGCCCTGTGGTTCCATCACGTCCAGCAGTCTCATGGCTGCATTGCCG TGAATTTCTGGTACGACATGGAGTATGACCTCAAGTACAGTTACTTCCGGCTGCTCGAGTCCCTCACCAAGGCCGTAGGCCTCCACTGA
- the PLA2G4B gene encoding cytosolic phospholipase A2 beta isoform X4, whose amino-acid sequence MRVTVALCRFKVSHFLDRWQVWVWVWGLGGVEAFGRNRGGAWGLLGHPWPWVKKLTVLSPAGAARHSFLPPTLCLMALAKVPGNCLLTIRVLQARGLPSKDLVTPSDYYVTLWLPTASSHLFQTRIVKNSRNPIWNQSFHFRIHSQLKNIVQLKVFDQDLLTKDDPVLSVLFDVGTLRAGESQHKSFSLNPQGEEQLEVEFRLQNLTDCAEHLVSNGILVARELSRLHVRLEKAGDQRGSEGRVQLVVPGSYEGPQEASVGTGSFHFHWPACWEQELSIHLQGAPQEQLKVPLKALPSGQVVRLVFPTSQEPLMKVELKKEEGPRELAVRLGCGPCAEEQAFLSRRKQVVAKALKQALQLDGDLQEDEIPVVAVMATGGGIRAMTSLYGQLAGLKELGLLDCISYITGASGSTWALANLYEDPEWSQKDLAGPIESLKTQVTKSKLGVLAPRRLRRYGQELAARARLGYPTCFTDLWALVNEALLHDEPHDHKLSDQREALSHGQNPLPIYCALNTKEQNLTTFEFGEWCEFSPYEVGFPKYGAFIPAELFGSEFFMGRLTKRLPESRVCFLEGIWSNLYAANLQDSLYWSSEPSQFWDRWAQAQASLDKEQVPLLKIEEPPSVAGRIAEFFTDLVTRRPLAQATHNFLRGLSFHKDYFQHPHFSAWKAAAAPGPLLPGAGHSVPVHLAQPRGAAPAPGVPPLLGPRLPRHPCRAALPTG is encoded by the exons ATGAGGGTGACAGTGGCTCTGTGTAGGTTTAAGGTGTCTCATTTCCTGGACAGGTggcaggtgtgggtgtgggtgtggggctTGGGTGGAGTGGAGGCGTTTGGGAGGAATCGGGGAGGAGCCTGGGGCCTGCTGGGACATCCCTGGCCCTGGGTGAAAAAGCTGACAGTCCTTAGTCCTGCAGGTGCTGCCCGTCACTCCTTCCTCCCACCAACTCTCTGCCTCATGGCTCTG GCAAAGGTGCCCGGGAACTGCTTGCTCACCATTCGTGTCCTACAAGCCCGTGGTCTGCCCTCCAAGGACCTAG TGACCCCCTCGGACTACTATGTGACTCTGTGGCTGCCCACGGCCTCCAGCCACCTGTTCCAGACACGCATAGTCAAGAACAGCAGAAACCCCATCTGGAATCAGAGCTTTCACTTCCGAATCCACAGCCAGCTGAAG AACATTGTGCAACTCAAAGTCTTTGACCAGGACCTTCTGACCAAGGATGACCCTGTGTTGTCGGTGCTGTTTGACGTGGGGACTTTGCGGGCTGGGGAGTCCCAGCACAAGAGCTTCTCACTGAACCCTCAG GGTGAGGAGCAGCTGGAAGTTGAATTTCGGCTGCAGAATCT GACTGACTGTGCTGAGCACCTGGTCAGCAATGGCATCCTGGTG GCCCGGGAGCTCTCCCGCTTGCATGTTCGACTGGAGAAGGCAGGGGACCAGCGGG GGTCGGAAGGCAGAGTTCAGCTTGTGGTCCCCGGGTCCTATGAGGGTCCGCAGGAGGCCTCCGTGGGCACCGGCTCCTTCCACTTCCACTGGCCGGCCTGCTGGGAGCAGGAGCTGAGTATCCACCTGCAG GGTGCCCCCCAAGAGCAGCTGAAGGTGCCCCTGAAGGCCCTGCCCTCTGGCCAAGTGGTGAGACTTGTCTTCCCTACGTCCCAG GAGCCCCTGATGAAGGTGGAGCTGAAAAAAGAAGAAGG ACCAAGGGAGCTGGCCGTGCGGCTGGGCTGCGGGCCCTGCGCTGAGGAGCAGGCCTTCCTGAGCAGGAGGAAGCAGGTGGTGGCCAAGGCCCTGAAGCAGGCCCTGCAGCTGGACGGAGACCTGCAGGAGGATGAG ATCCCAGTGGTAGCTGTTATGGCCACCGGTGGGGGGATCCGGGCCATGACTTCCCTGTATGGGCAGCTGGCTGGCCTGAAGGAGCTGGGCCTCCTGGACTGCATCTCCTACATCACAGGGGCCTCGGGCTCCACCTG GGCTTTGGCCAACCTCTATGAGGACCCAGAGTGGTCTCAGAAGGACCTGGCAGGGCCCATCGAGTCACTGAAGACCCAGGTGACCAAGAGCAAGCTGGGCGTGCTGGCCCCCAGGCGGCTACGGCGGTACGGGCAGGAGCTGGCCGCGCGTGCGCGCCTGGGCTACCCGACCTGCTTCACCGACCTGTGGGCCCTCGTCAACGAGGCACTGTTGCATGACgag CCTCACGACCACAAACTCTCAGACCAGCGGGAGGCCCTGAGTCACGGCCAGAACCCTCTGCCCATTTACTGTGCCCTTAACACCAAGGAACAGAACCTGACCACCTTTGAATTTGGGG AGTGGTGCGAGTTCTCCCCCTACGAGGTCGGCTTTCCCAAGTACGGCGCCTTCATCCCCGCCGAGCTCTTCGGCTCCGAGTTCTTCATGGGGCGCCTGACAAAGCGGCTCCCTGAGTCCCGCGTCTGCTTCCTGGAAG GTATCTGGAGCAACCTGTACGCAGCCAACCTCCAGGACAGCTTGTATTGGTCCTCCGAGCCCAGCCAGTTCTGGGACCGCTGGGCACAGGCTCAGGCCAGCCTGG ACAAGGAGCAGGTCCCCCTTCTGAAGATAGAAGAGCCTCCCTCAGTGGCCGGCAGGATAGCTGAGTTTTTCACTGACCTTGTGACACGGCGTCCACTCGCCCAGGCCACCCACAATTTCCTACGTG